From Flavobacterium sp. 102, a single genomic window includes:
- a CDS encoding alpha-amylase family glycosyl hydrolase produces the protein MKKNYLILVILMMFTYLSFGQITTSPTTVLADQTATITFNKTGTPLASYTGTIYAYVGVTVNGVQWQNIKGSATWGNNLQPTMTQVTSNTYSLTISPDLYTYFGVGTTNSITQICIIFRSADASMQTSDAFIPVGAFQYTLTAPLLNSSNIITNGSNVTVTANNTNGSATYNLLANGVSINTTTTASYSYTDTNVTVNKNYELRITQGTTTFSARFAVVINPGTNSLAMPAGLVDGINYNPSDPTKATLVLNAPTKSFVYVAGSFNSWQPNATYAMKKDTASGSTKYWLELTGLTPGQMYAYQYWVCDVVNVPIGSPAIVKTADPYSKLVLSPFDDPEIVTLGVYPGLPIYNDIAPGQQREVSVLQTGPTAWWNYTWSAATTNFVKPKKKDLVIYEVLVRDFDANRTYQDLINRIDYFKNLKINAIQLMPVMEFEGNMSWGYNTVYHMALDKRYGSPAKLKELIDLCHQNGIAVILDIALNHVFGRSPLERMWMLDTDNDGWANGTGFRTTTENPYLHQEAKHSYNVGGDINHFRTTGPGGDVITPYVTETIRTWIQDYKIDGFRWDLTKGFTNSCTSGDEGCTNSYLTDRVAKLKQYADIQWAYDPNFLVIFEHLGNGGSASEELEWANYLRSGDTKGIMQWRKMTDPYANLLKGNYADLSGVADATTNRFIGYAESHDEERVGYKAFNEAGQTQGNLPKILQRFPAMGAVHLLVPGPKMIWHFGDLGNTASLWTCNNGVVSYSAPDCKLDTKPQPQWVDNWLGDAARLNIYNSWAKMIELKKTETVFEDGQYAWNLSATGSPRLDIWTSTSQTPTLSYVFVRTNFSDNTLNTGAGFPFAGTWYNLMDNSTITVTDTNMNISIPPGEFRVYGNKQSTLSTDEFSPVNSVSLYPNPTSGSFSIKGEVSKVEVYSITGQLVKSFENISSEDYQFDINDLNNGVYLVKAIDLNNNSKTMKVIKQ, from the coding sequence ATGAAAAAGAACTATTTAATATTAGTAATTTTGATGATGTTTACTTATTTGTCTTTCGGACAGATAACAACATCTCCCACTACGGTTCTTGCGGATCAAACAGCTACCATTACATTTAATAAAACCGGAACACCATTGGCATCTTATACAGGAACAATTTATGCTTATGTTGGTGTAACAGTGAATGGAGTACAATGGCAAAATATTAAAGGAAGCGCCACTTGGGGAAATAATCTGCAACCTACAATGACTCAAGTAACGAGTAATACTTATAGTCTTACTATTTCACCTGATTTATACACTTATTTCGGTGTAGGAACTACAAACTCAATAACACAAATTTGTATTATATTTAGAAGTGCCGATGCTTCAATGCAAACTTCTGATGCCTTTATTCCTGTTGGAGCTTTTCAATATACTTTAACTGCACCACTTTTAAACAGCAGTAATATCATAACAAACGGGTCAAATGTAACTGTAACAGCAAACAATACTAATGGTAGTGCTACCTATAATCTTTTAGCAAATGGAGTGTCTATCAATACAACTACTACAGCTTCCTATTCTTATACGGATACCAATGTTACTGTAAATAAAAACTACGAATTAAGAATTACACAAGGAACAACAACCTTTTCAGCAAGATTTGCAGTTGTCATAAATCCAGGCACAAATTCATTAGCAATGCCCGCTGGGCTGGTTGATGGGATTAATTATAATCCATCAGATCCTACTAAAGCAACTTTGGTGTTAAATGCTCCAACAAAAAGTTTTGTTTATGTGGCTGGTAGTTTTAATAGTTGGCAACCCAATGCAACATATGCAATGAAAAAAGATACCGCATCGGGATCTACTAAATATTGGTTGGAACTAACAGGATTAACACCCGGTCAAATGTATGCTTATCAATATTGGGTATGTGACGTAGTTAATGTGCCAATTGGGTCACCAGCAATAGTTAAGACAGCGGATCCTTATTCAAAATTAGTTTTATCTCCTTTTGATGATCCAGAAATTGTAACTTTAGGAGTTTATCCTGGATTACCGATTTATAACGACATCGCTCCGGGACAACAACGAGAAGTGTCTGTTCTACAGACTGGGCCAACAGCATGGTGGAACTATACTTGGAGTGCAGCAACAACAAATTTTGTTAAACCTAAAAAGAAAGATTTAGTTATTTATGAAGTTTTGGTTCGCGATTTTGACGCCAACAGAACATACCAGGATTTGATAAATAGAATTGACTATTTCAAAAATTTAAAAATCAATGCCATCCAACTTATGCCGGTAATGGAGTTTGAAGGTAATATGAGTTGGGGTTACAATACAGTTTACCACATGGCTTTAGACAAAAGATATGGATCGCCTGCTAAACTAAAGGAATTGATCGATTTATGTCATCAAAACGGAATAGCGGTAATACTCGATATTGCTTTAAACCACGTCTTTGGTCGTTCCCCTTTAGAAAGAATGTGGATGTTAGATACTGACAATGATGGCTGGGCAAATGGTACAGGTTTCAGAACTACAACTGAAAATCCTTATCTTCACCAAGAAGCGAAACATTCTTATAATGTCGGAGGCGATATCAACCATTTTAGAACAACTGGTCCAGGTGGAGATGTAATCACTCCTTATGTTACTGAAACCATCAGAACTTGGATTCAAGATTATAAAATTGATGGTTTCCGTTGGGATTTAACCAAAGGGTTTACCAATAGTTGTACAAGTGGAGATGAGGGATGTACCAATAGCTATCTTACAGACAGAGTCGCAAAATTGAAACAGTATGCCGATATTCAATGGGCTTATGATCCTAATTTTTTAGTAATTTTTGAACATTTAGGTAATGGTGGTTCGGCTTCAGAAGAATTGGAATGGGCAAACTACCTACGTTCAGGGGATACCAAAGGAATCATGCAGTGGAGAAAAATGACTGATCCTTATGCTAATTTATTAAAAGGAAATTATGCTGACCTTTCAGGAGTAGCAGATGCTACAACCAATAGATTTATTGGCTACGCCGAAAGTCATGACGAAGAAAGAGTAGGTTATAAGGCTTTTAACGAAGCTGGACAAACCCAAGGAAATTTACCTAAAATTTTGCAAAGATTTCCAGCGATGGGAGCAGTTCATCTTTTGGTTCCAGGACCAAAAATGATATGGCATTTTGGAGATTTAGGAAATACAGCTTCCTTGTGGACCTGTAATAACGGAGTTGTTTCGTACTCAGCACCAGATTGTAAATTGGATACAAAGCCACAACCTCAATGGGTTGACAATTGGCTTGGCGATGCAGCTCGATTAAATATTTACAACAGTTGGGCCAAAATGATTGAATTGAAAAAAACTGAAACTGTTTTTGAAGATGGACAATATGCCTGGAATCTAAGTGCTACCGGTAGTCCAAGACTTGATATTTGGACTAGTACTTCACAAACTCCTACTTTAAGTTATGTTTTTGTCAGAACAAATTTTTCAGATAATACTTTAAATACCGGAGCTGGATTTCCTTTTGCCGGAACTTGGTATAACTTAATGGATAATTCAACTATTACTGTTACCGATACTAACATGAACATATCAATTCCTCCTGGAGAATTCAGAGTTTACGGAAATAAGCAATCAACTTTAAGTACAGATGAATTCAGTCCTGTCAATAGTGTTAGTTTATATCCAAATCCAACTTCAGGAAGTTTCAGTATCAAAGGAGAAGTTTCTAAAGTAGAAGTATACTCAATCACAGGTCAATTGGTTAAATCATTTGAAAACATTTCATCTGAAGATTACCAATTCGATATCAATGACTTAAATAATGGGGTTTATTTAGTGAAAGCAATCGACCTAAATAACAATTCAAAAACCATGAAAGTCATCAAACAATAA